In Brevundimonas subvibrioides, a genomic segment contains:
- a CDS encoding NAD(P)-dependent alcohol dehydrogenase, translated as MPIATRAFAATTSTAPLTPYTFTRRDPGADDVAIDIRFAGICHSDLHIVKNDLGNTVYPIVPGHEIAGIVTVVGANVTRFKVGDRVGVGCMVDSCRVCGPCKAGDEQYCVPGMTGTYGAPDKHADQSGEKITQGGYSDKIVVDQAFVVTIPDSIPLDAAAPLLCAGITTYSPLKHWGIKAGSKVAVIGLGGLGHMAVKQAAAMGAEVTVLSTSDRKKADAERMGAKHFLINSDKAAMKAAAEKFDLIINTVSATHEIAGHLQLLAHDGTMVMLGLTTEAMPVFALPLLWRRRSVAGSLIGGIRETQEMLDFCAEHGLASDIEVIAPSQINEAYARLEKSDVRYRFVIDMSRLGEVD; from the coding sequence ATGCCCATCGCCACCCGCGCCTTCGCCGCGACCACATCCACTGCGCCGCTGACCCCCTATACCTTCACGCGCCGCGATCCGGGGGCGGACGATGTCGCCATCGACATCAGGTTCGCGGGCATCTGCCACTCGGACCTGCACATCGTGAAGAACGACCTGGGCAACACCGTCTATCCGATCGTCCCGGGCCACGAGATCGCGGGGATCGTCACGGTCGTCGGCGCGAATGTGACGCGGTTCAAGGTCGGCGACCGGGTCGGAGTCGGCTGCATGGTCGACAGTTGCCGGGTCTGCGGGCCGTGCAAGGCCGGCGACGAACAGTACTGCGTGCCCGGCATGACCGGCACCTATGGCGCGCCCGACAAGCACGCCGACCAGTCCGGCGAAAAGATCACCCAGGGCGGATACTCGGACAAGATCGTCGTGGATCAGGCCTTCGTCGTCACCATCCCGGACTCCATCCCGCTGGATGCCGCGGCCCCTCTGCTGTGCGCCGGGATCACCACCTATTCGCCACTGAAGCACTGGGGCATCAAGGCAGGATCGAAGGTCGCCGTGATCGGCCTGGGCGGCCTCGGTCACATGGCCGTCAAGCAGGCGGCCGCTATGGGGGCCGAGGTCACCGTGCTGTCGACCTCGGATCGCAAGAAGGCCGACGCCGAGCGGATGGGGGCGAAGCATTTCCTCATCAACTCCGACAAGGCCGCGATGAAGGCGGCGGCCGAGAAGTTCGACCTCATCATCAACACCGTCTCGGCCACGCACGAGATCGCCGGGCACCTGCAACTGCTGGCCCACGACGGCACCATGGTCATGCTGGGCCTGACGACGGAGGCCATGCCGGTCTTCGCCCTGCCGCTTCTGTGGCGTCGCCGCTCGGTCGCAGGATCCCTGATCGGCGGCATCCGCGAGACCCAGGAGATGCTCGACTTCTGCGCCGAACACGGCCTGGCCTCCGACATCGAGGTCATCGCACCGTCGCAGATCAATGAAGCCTATGCCCGGCTGGAGAAATCCGACGTCCGCTACCGCTTCGTCATTGATATGAGCCGGTTAGGTGAAGTCGACTGA
- a CDS encoding DUF72 domain-containing protein — protein sequence MTHPIHIGIGGWTYEPWRGVFYPDKLSQKKELAFASRALTSIEINGTYYSTFKPDSWMKWRDETPDGFVFSVKASRYCTNRKVLSDMGESMERFLGQGMTALGDRLGPINWQFMGTKKFDPVDFEGFLKLLPKEQDGVRLRHALEVRNPSFDTPQFHDLAAKYGVAIVYAVDDEAPEWPRIDQPTADFTYARLMSSREDEPTGMTSAELDGIVDQTRGWAKRGDVFAYFIAGAKVRNPAAAQALIKKLG from the coding sequence ATGACCCACCCCATCCATATCGGCATCGGCGGCTGGACCTATGAGCCATGGCGCGGTGTCTTCTATCCGGACAAGCTGAGCCAGAAGAAGGAGCTGGCGTTCGCGTCGCGCGCCCTGACCTCCATCGAGATCAACGGCACCTACTATTCGACCTTCAAGCCCGACAGCTGGATGAAGTGGCGCGACGAGACGCCGGACGGCTTCGTCTTCTCGGTCAAGGCCAGCCGCTACTGCACCAACCGCAAGGTCCTGTCCGACATGGGCGAGTCGATGGAGCGGTTCCTGGGCCAGGGGATGACCGCCCTGGGCGACAGGCTCGGCCCCATCAACTGGCAGTTCATGGGCACCAAGAAGTTCGATCCGGTCGATTTCGAGGGCTTTCTGAAGCTTCTGCCGAAAGAGCAGGACGGTGTGCGGCTGCGGCATGCGCTGGAGGTGCGAAACCCGAGCTTCGACACGCCGCAGTTCCATGATCTGGCCGCGAAATACGGGGTGGCCATCGTCTATGCCGTCGATGACGAGGCCCCCGAATGGCCCCGGATCGACCAGCCGACCGCCGACTTTACCTATGCCCGGCTGATGTCGAGCCGTGAGGACGAACCGACCGGCATGACGTCGGCCGAACTGGACGGGATCGTCGACCAGACCCGCGGCTGGGCCAAGCGCGGCGATGTCTTCGCCTATTTCATCGCCGGGGCGAAGGTGCGCAACCCGGCGGCGGCGCAGGCCCTGATCAAAAAGCTGGGCTGA